A DNA window from Ipomoea triloba cultivar NCNSP0323 chromosome 10, ASM357664v1 contains the following coding sequences:
- the LOC116031841 gene encoding myb-related protein 330-like isoform X2, with translation MGHRCCSKQRVKRGLWSPEEDEKLIKHITTFGHGCWSTVPKLAGLQRCGKSCRLRWINYLRPDLRRGSFSEQEERTIIDVHRIIGNRWAQIAKHLPGRTDNEVKNFWNSCIKKKLIAQGLDPNTHNLISPSQAKTTKHNNSHTRHQKSSSSAFTIETCSSSHKDVVPIEIKATLAAAFPPFPPNTTPPNDKLLYHKNTITLSHERNNPVLDYASCSSMEITSNHNNLSSSSSSNLSGFGILNSNNCMWGGTTNLELLFGGSTAAGRQEEEEEEEEEEEEEDHIQEEKEVGTETQTGANQVYKLNIDDEFNNNNGQSIQINLFDNSNIGIDFVESSLMPCAMYCNANSMDQLPWDC, from the exons ATGGGTCATCGCTGTTGCAGCAAACAGAGAGTGAAGAGAGGATTGTGGTCTCCTGAAGAAGATGAGAAGCTCATAAAGCACATTACCACTTTTGGCCATGGCTGCTGGAGCACCGTTCCCAAACTAGCAG GGCTACAGAGGTGTGGGAAGAGCTGTCGATTGAGGTGGATCAATTACTTGAGACCGGATCTGAGGAGGGGATCCTTCAGTGAGCAAGAGGAGAGAACTATAATTGATGTTCACAGAATTATAGGTAACAGATGGGCACAAATAGCCAAACACTTGCCAGGGAGGACTGACAATGAAGTCAAGAATTTCTGGAACTCTTGCATCAAGAAGAAACTGATTGCTCAAGGCTTGGATCCAAATACTCACAATCTCATCTCTCCTAGCCAAGCCAAGACGACCAAACACAACAACTCCCATACTCGTCACCAAAAGTCATCCTCCTCAGCTTTCACTATAGAGACTTGTTCTTCATCCCACAAAGATGTTGTTCCCATAGAGATCAAAGCCACTCTTGCAGCAGCTTTCCCACCTTTCCCGCCTAACACAACTCCACCAAATGACAAGTTATTATACCATAAGAATACCATTACACTGAGCCATGAGAGGAATAATCCAGTATTGGATTATGCCAGCTGCTCTTCAATGGAGATCACTTCCAATCACAATAATCTGTCTTCTTCCTCATCCTCCAATCTTTCGGGGTTCGGAATCTTGAACTCTAACAACTGCATGTGGGGAGGTACCACTAATCTTGAACTCCTGTTTGGAGGGAGTACTGCTGCAGGtagacaagaagaagaagaagaagaagaagaagaagaagaagaagaagatcataTTCAAGAGGAAAAGGAGGTTGGGACTGAGACTCAGACTGGGGCGAATCAAGTCTACAAGCTTAATATTGATGATGAGTTCAACAACAATAATGGGCAGAGCATACAGATTAACTTGTTCGACAACTCTAACATTGGGATAGACTTTGTGGAATCTTCACTCATGCCCTGTGCCATGTATTGTAATGCAAATTCTATGGACCAACTTCCTTGGGATTGCTAA
- the LOC116031841 gene encoding myb-related protein Hv33-like isoform X1 — protein sequence MCKVNIIIVISLYLFSYLMCSCCVFSFFHIVRMIHVAIKCNKISCLLFCLFTIVRIFIIAPGLQRCGKSCRLRWINYLRPDLRRGSFSEQEERTIIDVHRIIGNRWAQIAKHLPGRTDNEVKNFWNSCIKKKLIAQGLDPNTHNLISPSQAKTTKHNNSHTRHQKSSSSAFTIETCSSSHKDVVPIEIKATLAAAFPPFPPNTTPPNDKLLYHKNTITLSHERNNPVLDYASCSSMEITSNHNNLSSSSSSNLSGFGILNSNNCMWGGTTNLELLFGGSTAAGRQEEEEEEEEEEEEEDHIQEEKEVGTETQTGANQVYKLNIDDEFNNNNGQSIQINLFDNSNIGIDFVESSLMPCAMYCNANSMDQLPWDC from the exons ATGTGTAAGGTCAACATTATCATCGTCATCAGTCTGTATCTCTTCAGCTACCTCATGTGCTCCTGTTGTG TTTTCTCGTTCTTCCACATCGTCAGGATGATACATGTTGCCATTAAATGCAACAAAATTTCCTGTCTGTTGTTCTGCTTGTTCACCATTGTCAGAATCTTCATAATCGCTCCAG GGCTACAGAGGTGTGGGAAGAGCTGTCGATTGAGGTGGATCAATTACTTGAGACCGGATCTGAGGAGGGGATCCTTCAGTGAGCAAGAGGAGAGAACTATAATTGATGTTCACAGAATTATAGGTAACAGATGGGCACAAATAGCCAAACACTTGCCAGGGAGGACTGACAATGAAGTCAAGAATTTCTGGAACTCTTGCATCAAGAAGAAACTGATTGCTCAAGGCTTGGATCCAAATACTCACAATCTCATCTCTCCTAGCCAAGCCAAGACGACCAAACACAACAACTCCCATACTCGTCACCAAAAGTCATCCTCCTCAGCTTTCACTATAGAGACTTGTTCTTCATCCCACAAAGATGTTGTTCCCATAGAGATCAAAGCCACTCTTGCAGCAGCTTTCCCACCTTTCCCGCCTAACACAACTCCACCAAATGACAAGTTATTATACCATAAGAATACCATTACACTGAGCCATGAGAGGAATAATCCAGTATTGGATTATGCCAGCTGCTCTTCAATGGAGATCACTTCCAATCACAATAATCTGTCTTCTTCCTCATCCTCCAATCTTTCGGGGTTCGGAATCTTGAACTCTAACAACTGCATGTGGGGAGGTACCACTAATCTTGAACTCCTGTTTGGAGGGAGTACTGCTGCAGGtagacaagaagaagaagaagaagaagaagaagaagaagaagaagaagatcataTTCAAGAGGAAAAGGAGGTTGGGACTGAGACTCAGACTGGGGCGAATCAAGTCTACAAGCTTAATATTGATGATGAGTTCAACAACAATAATGGGCAGAGCATACAGATTAACTTGTTCGACAACTCTAACATTGGGATAGACTTTGTGGAATCTTCACTCATGCCCTGTGCCATGTATTGTAATGCAAATTCTATGGACCAACTTCCTTGGGATTGCTAA
- the LOC116031841 gene encoding myb-related protein 330-like isoform X3, whose protein sequence is MIHVAIKCNKISCLLFCLFTIVRIFIIAPGLQRCGKSCRLRWINYLRPDLRRGSFSEQEERTIIDVHRIIGNRWAQIAKHLPGRTDNEVKNFWNSCIKKKLIAQGLDPNTHNLISPSQAKTTKHNNSHTRHQKSSSSAFTIETCSSSHKDVVPIEIKATLAAAFPPFPPNTTPPNDKLLYHKNTITLSHERNNPVLDYASCSSMEITSNHNNLSSSSSSNLSGFGILNSNNCMWGGTTNLELLFGGSTAAGRQEEEEEEEEEEEEEDHIQEEKEVGTETQTGANQVYKLNIDDEFNNNNGQSIQINLFDNSNIGIDFVESSLMPCAMYCNANSMDQLPWDC, encoded by the exons ATGATACATGTTGCCATTAAATGCAACAAAATTTCCTGTCTGTTGTTCTGCTTGTTCACCATTGTCAGAATCTTCATAATCGCTCCAG GGCTACAGAGGTGTGGGAAGAGCTGTCGATTGAGGTGGATCAATTACTTGAGACCGGATCTGAGGAGGGGATCCTTCAGTGAGCAAGAGGAGAGAACTATAATTGATGTTCACAGAATTATAGGTAACAGATGGGCACAAATAGCCAAACACTTGCCAGGGAGGACTGACAATGAAGTCAAGAATTTCTGGAACTCTTGCATCAAGAAGAAACTGATTGCTCAAGGCTTGGATCCAAATACTCACAATCTCATCTCTCCTAGCCAAGCCAAGACGACCAAACACAACAACTCCCATACTCGTCACCAAAAGTCATCCTCCTCAGCTTTCACTATAGAGACTTGTTCTTCATCCCACAAAGATGTTGTTCCCATAGAGATCAAAGCCACTCTTGCAGCAGCTTTCCCACCTTTCCCGCCTAACACAACTCCACCAAATGACAAGTTATTATACCATAAGAATACCATTACACTGAGCCATGAGAGGAATAATCCAGTATTGGATTATGCCAGCTGCTCTTCAATGGAGATCACTTCCAATCACAATAATCTGTCTTCTTCCTCATCCTCCAATCTTTCGGGGTTCGGAATCTTGAACTCTAACAACTGCATGTGGGGAGGTACCACTAATCTTGAACTCCTGTTTGGAGGGAGTACTGCTGCAGGtagacaagaagaagaagaagaagaagaagaagaagaagaagaagaagatcataTTCAAGAGGAAAAGGAGGTTGGGACTGAGACTCAGACTGGGGCGAATCAAGTCTACAAGCTTAATATTGATGATGAGTTCAACAACAATAATGGGCAGAGCATACAGATTAACTTGTTCGACAACTCTAACATTGGGATAGACTTTGTGGAATCTTCACTCATGCCCTGTGCCATGTATTGTAATGCAAATTCTATGGACCAACTTCCTTGGGATTGCTAA